The sequence GGCGACATCGGAGCGCGCGCCATTCAGTGCTCCCGGCGACGCAAGAAGATCGTCCGGCTTCCGCCGACGACGCGATTCGCGGATACTGATCTCCAGCCGCATCGTCTCTTCCCCACCCCATCCGACGTCAGGCAGATGCCCCACCCTGCGCACGTTCTCCGCACCGGCTTTCGGCTGCACACGCGCCTCTTCCTCAACAGCCTGGAGGAGATGGACGACGATGCCGCGCGCACCCGCCCGGGCGAGCGCACCAACAGCATCGCGTTCATCGCGCTCCACCTCGTCGACGTGCGCCATTTCACGCTGGAGTACGCCGGCGGCGCGATGGCGAACCCGTTCACCGAGCTGCTCGCCGGCATCAGCGCGATCGACGATCTGCCGATGTATCCTCCGCTCGACGAGATCCGCGGCGCGTGGTCGTCCGTCTCCGCCTCCCTCGACGCGCGCCTGGGCGAGCTGGACGGCGATGCCCTCGCGGCGACGTCGCCCCAGCGCTACCCCGTCGACGACCCGACCGTCGCCGGCGGCCTCACCTTCCTGCTCTCCCACGAAGCCTATCACATCGGCCAGATGGCGCTCCTGCGCAAGCACCTCGGCTTCCCGGCGATGACGTACCGGTAACGACGGTCGAAACTGGAGACACGAAAACAGCAACGCCCGCCTCGATCAGATCGAGGCGGGCGTTGCTGTGATAGTTGGCCGGCGGCGCCGTACTCTCCCACCGGGTGGCCCCGGCAGTACCATCCGCGCAGCGGGTTTTCACTTCCGAGTTCGGGATGGGATCGGGTGGATCCCCCGCGCCATAGCCACCGGCCGT is a genomic window of Longimicrobium sp. containing:
- a CDS encoding DinB family protein, with translation MPHPAHVLRTGFRLHTRLFLNSLEEMDDDAARTRPGERTNSIAFIALHLVDVRHFTLEYAGGAMANPFTELLAGISAIDDLPMYPPLDEIRGAWSSVSASLDARLGELDGDALAATSPQRYPVDDPTVAGGLTFLLSHEAYHIGQMALLRKHLGFPAMTYR